From one Parasteatoda tepidariorum isolate YZ-2023 unplaced genomic scaffold, CAS_Ptep_4.0 HiC_scaffold_2130, whole genome shotgun sequence genomic stretch:
- the LOC122273054 gene encoding nuclear pore complex protein Nup155-like, with the protein MSRFFKKNDQASSGDAVALGYKTKTQNEAELQERISLANFQKLVNHTYEMLALWKILCDHQFHAILNYLTPMQLDLLRLLTFKDFVIDGRE; encoded by the exons atgtctagattttttaagaaaaatgatcaGGCTTCATCGGGAGACGCTGTTGCGTTAGGCTACAAAACAAAAACTCAAa aTGAAGCTGAATTACAAGAACGAATATCACTAGCTAATTTTCAAAAGCTTGTAAATCACACTTACGAAATGTTAGCATTATGGAAAATACTTTGTGATCACCAATTTCATGCCATTCTGAACTATCTTACCCCG atGCAACTTGATCTGTTAAGACTGCTTACATTTAAAGATTTCGTCATAGATGGAAGAGAG